A single region of the Melopsittacus undulatus isolate bMelUnd1 chromosome 10, bMelUnd1.mat.Z, whole genome shotgun sequence genome encodes:
- the LOC101871778 gene encoding opsin-5-like, with translation MPESCPQKPGTPSLASVHSHLYLCLALQMGDASNASEFISTLSEREDLIFGTLYLVFGIMSLFGNSLLLLVAYRKRSMLKPAEFFIVNLAISDLSMTVTLFPLAASSFFAHRWLFSQAVCTLYAFCGVLFGLCSLSSLTVLSTVCCLKVCYPAYGNKFSPCHAGVLLLCIWAYALMFATAPLAEWGSYGPEPYGTACCITWNASSREATLYILALFIFCYLLPCLLILASYSLILWRVRGSRRAVRQHTSPQRRAHSVHSLVVKLSIAVCLGFLAAWTPYAIVALWAVLGDARQVPALAFVLSAAFAKSSTLYNPLVYLLFKPNFHKFLSKDVVLLQAMRTLLCCGCPSAALQPFPSRGFGDHPGACRSCNDTFECFSTYPKCHKPVRAPGSIALLDGAACPPRLKRTVQVMVLVTRRRSGLSAVNVVGEALPSDIVKDLL, from the exons ATGCCAGAGAGCTGCCCTCAGAAGCCAGGCACTCCTTCATTAGCCAGCGTTCACTCTCACTTGTATTTGTGTCTTGCTTTGCAGATGGGAGATGCGTCCAACGCTTCAGAGTTCATCTCCACCTTATCTGAGAGAGAAGACCTGATTTTTGGCACACTCTACCTGGTCTTTG GCATCATGTCCCTCTTTGGGAACTCGCTGCTCCTGCTGGTGGCCTATCGGAAGAGGTCCATGCTGAAGCCTGCTGAGTTCTTCATCGTCAACCTGGCCATCAGTGACCTGAGCATGACAGTGACGCTCTTCCCCTTGGCTGCCTCATCCTTCTTTGCACACAG GTGGCTGTTCAGCCAGGCCGTCTGCACCCTCTACGCCTTCTGCGGGGTCCTGTTCGGGCTGTGCAGCCTCAGCAGCCTGACGGTGCTCAGCACAGTTTGCTGCCTGAAGGTCTGTTACCCGGCATACG GCAACAAGTTTTCTCCCTGCCATGCtggagtgctgctgctgtgcatctGGGCTTATGCCCTCATGTTTGCCACGGCCCCCTTGGCCGAGTGGGGCAGCTACGGCCCCGAGCCCTACGGGACAGCCTGTTGCATCACATGGAACGCCTCGAGCAGGGAGGCCACGCTCTACATCCTCGCCCTCTTCATCTTCTGCTACCTCCTCCCCTGCCTCCTCATCCTCGCCTCCTACTCGCTGATCCTCTGGAGGGTGCGGGGGTCCCGCAGAGCTGTGCGGCAGCACACGTCCCCCCAGCGCAGAGCCCACAGCGTGCACAGCCTGGTCGTGAAG CTGAGCATCGCTGTGTGCCTGGGGTTCCTGGCTGCCTGGACCCCTTACGCCATCGTTGCCCTgtgggcagtgctgggtgaTGCCCGCCAAGTGCCAGCGCTCGCCTTCGTGCTGTCGGCCGCCTTTGCCAAGTCCTCGACGCTCTACAACCCCCTGGTCTACCTGCTCTTCAAGCCCAACTTCCACAAGTTCCTCTCCAAGGACGTGGTGCTCCTCCAGGCCATGCGTACCCTGCTCTGCTGCGGCTGCCCCAGCGCTGcgctccagcccttcccatcCCGGGGCTTCGGGGACCACCCCGGGGCTTGCAGGAGCTGCAACGACACCTTCGAGTGCTTCAGTACCTACCCCAAGTGCCACAAGCCCGTGCGGGCGCCCGGCTCCATTGCCCTCCTCGATGGGGCTGCGTGCCCGCCGCGGCTGAAGAGGACGGTGCAGGTGATGGTGCTTGTCACCAGGAGAAGGTCGGGCCTGAGCGCGGTGAACGTGGTGGGGGAAGCTCTGCCATCAGATATCGTGAAAGACCTTCTCTGA